The following proteins come from a genomic window of Lolium rigidum isolate FL_2022 chromosome 5, APGP_CSIRO_Lrig_0.1, whole genome shotgun sequence:
- the LOC124651210 gene encoding centromere protein V-like, protein MTSDVVHNGGCHCRRVRWQVEAPASVVAWICNCSDCSMRGNTHFVVPADKFALQPGADDSLTTYTFGTHTAKHKFCKVCGITSFYIPRSNPDGIAVTAACVDPGTLAHVEYRKADGKNWEKWFEKSDISEFSKPAAASAAE, encoded by the coding sequence ATGACCTCGGACGTCGTCCACAACGGCGGGTGCCACTGCCGGCGCGTGCGGTGGCAGGTGGAGGCGCCGGCGAGCGTGGTGGCGTGGATCTGCAACTGCTCCGACTGCTCCATGCGGGGGAACACCCACTTCGTCGTGCCCGCCGACAAGTTCGCGCTCCAGCCCGGCGCCGACGATTCCCTCACCACCTACACCTTCGGCACCCACACGGCCAAGCACAAGTTCTGCAAGGTCTGCGGCATCACCTCGTTCTACATCCCGAGGTCCAACCCCGACGGCATCGCCGTCACCGCGGCCTGCGTCGACCCGGGCACCCTGGCGCACGTCGAGTACAGGAAAGCCGACGGGAAGAACTGGGAGAAGTGGTTCGAGAAGAGCGACATCTCCGAGTTCTCCAAGCCGGCTGCGGCCTCCGCCGCCGAGTAG